A genomic stretch from Aedes albopictus strain Foshan chromosome 2, AalbF5, whole genome shotgun sequence includes:
- the LOC134286856 gene encoding uncharacterized protein K02A2.6-like — MYSGGRYVLAPNAEDGSDISEASEYQSDSNSVCSDDLEVGAHETVETEERAVSEKMTHLEKTVVENHPCEANPMINQTTSHTGYTEKHDVGSSVYPGPSDKGSNIRWDLIPKFPKDIPSSKLWENWQAFIGNFETAASLSTFGSSVDRAKLLYLSLGKDLQDIISAANLQPDYRDPRCYATLVSKVNNYFKSMTDTAAEHEAFQAMRQAKGETIITFHARLTQKVRLCGYSPGDQTRFVLAQLLKGMRNRELATAGRTYGHDADYILKAASRVEAFEVDEQAAEQSPQNILAITRKRDHSREREPFRKMRKVEEGRGFERTKTKGPFQDYRQGQRSRCWRCGYLSHKRDTCPALDKACNTCGRIGHFSVTCRKKPKTGINSVDEKPRNGPLPGWGKGSNDEQQIDTVVSLGDAIIRCRLGSSRPYNFLVDSGADVNIVGGTDWICLEKELRCGMAKLEPVAVVRELRAYAVDAPMQIRCAFKAEVEVVDAEKPRVTAEFLVVDEGRRSLLGRRTACELKLLKVGLSVNSCEQYTTTGIFPKMPGVRVKFSVDSSIPPERNAYYNVPAAFREAARKRLEDMEACGIIERVTRAPQWISGMSAVPKGKNDFRLVVNMRDPNKAIKREYFRMPLVDEMKVKLHGAKFFTKLDLSNAYYHLELSKDSRDLTTFLSENGMYRFTRLMFGVNCAPEIFQREMSRLLEGVDNLIVYIDDVLIFAETLDKLRETTNLVLRILRANNLTLNVQKCEFDKSFIVFLGHGLDENGFHVDETKVKAIRQFRPPANVSELKSFLGLASYVSPYIKDFADISSILWAATTNKSWEWGPKQLASFETIKEQITRCTTTLGYFAENERTILYTDASSNALGAVLVQEGLSKSPRIISFASKALTDTEKRYAQNQREALATVWAVEHFSFFLLGRHFTLRTDAQGVTFILNRSRENSKRALTRADGWALRLSPYSYDVEYIRGRDNIADPSSRLYTGNDDAFDEQHSPWEIATLEANSVGFLTEEELREETAIDETLQKVIDSLETRIWPKELSRFESVAGELSLNDGILVKNGCAVVPTKLREKTLSLAHDGHPMTAKLKSIFRERVWWPGLSTDAEEWVKTCQTCATNGRPEKPTPMKRILAPQTVWESIAVDFNGTYARYGGVSILLIVDYRSRYLIARPVKSTSFEQTKHVLEEVFAREGFPKNIRSDNGPPFNGEEYRAYCADRGIEAVFSTPLFPQQNGLVENYMKLVNKAMASAVGNGSCFKEELQAAVNAHNASAHSVTGLPPEEIMMGRKIKRRLPLLHHETVKYDEDLFERRDKEQKMKAKIREDTRRGARACRLNPGDTVIIERLNRAKGDSRFDTQKYTIIKNDNGSLTLQNDHGQIVKRHVTQTRKVGPWRTSNDNSNDAPQLSSSTKQNPESSISERPRRTRTMPSYMKDYVQAIEN; from the exons ATGTATAGCGGTGGAAGATATGTTCTGGCTCCGAATGCCGAGGATGGCTCGGATATTAGTGAGGCGAGTGAATATCAAAGCGACAGTAACTCCGTTTGTTCTGACGACCTAGAAGTGGGGGCTCATGAGACCGTCGAAACCGAGGAACGTGCTGTGTCTGAAAAAATGACCCATTTGGAGAAAACGGTCGTAGAAAATCATCCGTGCGAAGCAAATCCGATGATAAACCAAACCACGAGCCACACCGGATACACCGAGAAGCATGATGTTGGATCATCTGTGTACCCTGGACCCTCGGACAAGGGAAGTAACATCCGTTGGGATCTTAttccaaaatttccgaaggacATTCCGTCGAGCAAGCTGTGGGAGAACTGGCAAGCATTCATCGGGAATTTCGAAACAGCTGCATCTCTATCAACGTTTGGCAGTTCAGTCGACCGTGCAAAGTTGCTCTACTTGTCGCTCGGGAAAGATTTGCAGGATATTATCAGCGCTGCAAATCTGCAACCGGATTACCGTGATCCAAGATGTTATGCGACTCTCGTTTCGAAAGTAAACAACTATTTCAAGTCGATGACTGACACGGCTGCGGAACACGAGGCATTCCAGGCCATGCGTCAAGCGAAGGGAGAAACTATAATCACTTTCCACGCACGGCTGACACAGAAAGTTCGGTTGTGTGGCTACAGCCCTGGGGACCAAACTCGTTTTGTGCTTGCCCAGCTCCTGAAGGGCATGCGGAACCGGGAGTTAGCGACAGCTGGAAGGACCTACGGACATGATGCAGACTACATCCTGAAAGCAGCTTCACGAGTCGAAGCGTTCGAAGTTGACGAACAGGCTGCGGAACAAAGCCCACAGAACATTCTAGCTATCACCAGAAAACGAGATCATAGCCGTGAGAGGGAACCATTTCGGAAGATGCGGAAAGTCGAAGAAGGCAGGGGATTCGAAAGGACGAAAACGAAAGGACCATTCCAAGATTATCGTCAGGGACAGCGGTCGCGCTGCTGGAGGTGTGGTTACCTGTCCCACAAACGGGATACCTGCCCAGCATTGGATAAAGCATGCAACACTTGTGGACGAATTGGCCATTTCAGCGTGACTTGTCGCAAGAAACCCAAAACTGGGATCAACAGTGTCGACGAAAAACCACGTAACGGTCCCCTACCTGGATGGGGCAAAGGATCAAACGATGAACAG CAAATTGACACAGTTGTGTCTTTGGGTGATGCAATCATTCGTTGCCGTCTTGGTTCGTCCAGGCCATACAATTTCCTCGTTGATTCAGGTGCCGATGTCAATATAGTGGGCGGAACGGATTGGATATGTTTGGAAAAGGAGTTACGATGCGGAATGGCTAAATTAGAGCCAGTTGCCGTAGTAAGGGAGCTGCGAGCATATGCGGTAGACGCTCCTATGCAAATACGGTGTGCCTTTAAAGCGGAGGTAGAAGTCGTAGATGCGGAAAAACCGAGAGTGACCGCAGAATTTCTTGTAGTAGATGAAGGTCGACGGTCGTTGCTCGGGCGACGCACGGCATGTGAGTTGAAGCTGTTGAAGGTGGGACTCTCGGTGAACAGTTGCGAGCAGTATACTACCACAGGAATCTTTCCAAAAATGCCAGGAGTGAGGGTCAAGTTCAGTGTGGACTCGTCAATACCACCTGAAAGGAACGCATACTACAATGTCCCTGCGGCGTTCAGGGAAGCAGCCAGGAAGCGCCTCGAGGACATGGAAGCTTGCGGCATTATCGAACGGGTCACTAGAGCACCACAGTGGATAAGTGGCATGTCAGCGGTGCCTAAAGGCAAGAACGACTTTCGACTAGTGGTCAACATGCGGGACCCAAACAAGGCGATAAAAAGGGAGTATTTCCGTATGCCACTAGTAGATGAGATGAAGGTGAAACTTCACGGTGCCAAGTTCTTTACAAAGTTGGACCTTAGTAACGCCTACTACCACCTTGAGCTTTCTAAAGATTCACGCGACCTCACGACATTCTTGTCAGAAAACGGAATGTACCGTTTCACGCGCCTGATGTTCGGCGTAAACTGCGCTCCCGAAATTTTTCAACGGGAGATGAGCCGGCTTCTGGAGGGAGTGGACAATCTAATAGTGTACATCGACGATGTCCTGATATTCGCGGAAACGTTGGATAAACTTAGGGAAACGACCAACCTAGTCTTGAGAATACTTCGTGCAAACAACTTAACCCTCAACGTACAGAAGTGTGAATTTGACAAAAGTTTCATTGTATTCCTGGGCCATGGACTGGATGAGAATGGATTCCATGTGGATGAAACGAAAGTAAAAGCAATCCGACAGTTTCGACCCCCAGCTAATGTCTCCGAGCTCAAAAGTTTTCTTGGGCTGGCATCTTATGTCAGTCCTTACATCAAGGACTTTGCAGATATTTCGAGCATCCTGTGGGCCGCCACCACCAATAAAAGTTGGGAATGGGGACCGAAACAACTTGCTTCATTCGAAACAATTAAGGAACAAATCACACGATGTACTACGACGCTGGGATATTTTGCCGAAAACGAGAGAACGATCTTATATACAGATGCATCGTCGAACGCTCTAGGAGCGGTACTAGTACAGGAAGGTTTGTCCAAGTCTCCTCGTATTATAAGTTTTGCGTCGAAGGCACTCACGGATACCGAGAAAAGGTACGCACAGAACCAGCGTGAAGCTCTGGCCACAGTGTGGGCTGTGGAACATTTTTCGTTCTTCCTTCTAGGCCGACATTTCACGTTGAGAACCGACGCACAAGGCGTCACTTTCATATTGAATCGTTCGAGAGAGAACTCCAAGAGAGCCCTAACACGAGCGGATGGGTGGGCCCTTCGTCTGAGTCCTTATAGCTACGACGTGGAATATATCCGAGGTAGAGACAACATTGCCGATCCATCCTCGCGGTTGTACACCGGCAACGATGACGCGTTTGATGAGCAACACAGCCCCTGGGAAATAGCAACCTTGGAAGCAAATTCTGTAGGATTCTTGACGGAAGAAGAGTTGCGAGAAGAAACCGCAATCGACGAAACTCTTCAGAAGGTGATCGATTCACTAGAAACCCGCATCTGGCCAAAAGAACTTAGCCGATTCGAAAGTGTAGCAGGTGAGCTTTCACTCAACGATGGAATTTTGGTAAAGAATGGTTGCGCTGTAGTTCCCACAAAACTGCGGGAGAAAACTCTGAGCCTAGCTCACGATGGACATCCGATGACTGCAAAGCTCAAAAGTATCTTTCGTGAGCGTGTGTGGTGGCCCGGACTATCTACGGATGCCGAGGAGTGGGTGAAAACCTGCCAGACCTGCGCGACGAATGGACGACCCGAAAAGCCAACCCCCATGAAAAGGATCCTCGCTCCTCAAACGGTTTGGGAAAGTATTGCAGTGGATTTCAATGGAACATACGCGAGATACGGAGGCGTTTCAATTTTGCTGATTGTTGACTACCGGTCCAG GTATTTGATTGCCCGGCCGGTCAAATCTACAAGTTTTGAACAGACAAAACATGTCCTTGAAGAAGTATTTGCTCGTGAAGGTTTTCCGAAAAATATTCGGTCCGACAACGGACCACCATTCAATGGTGAAGAGTACCGAGCGTACTGCGCCGATCGTGGCATTGAGGCCGTGTTTTCAACCCCCCTGTTTCCACAACAGAACGGGCTTGTTGAAAACTACATGAAGCTTGTCAATAAGGCAATGGCTTCTGCAGTTGGCAACGGGTCCTGTTTCAAGGAAGAGCTACAAGCTGCTGTCAATGCCCACAATGCGTCAGCTCACTCGGTTACTGGCCTTCCACCTGAGGAAATAATGATGGGCCGTAAAATAAAACGTAGACTCCCTTTGCTGCACCATGAAACAGTAAAATATGACGAGGACCTATTCGAGCGCAGAGATAAGGAGCAGAAGATGAAGGCTAAGATCCGTGAGGATACTAGAAGAGGAGCGCGAGCATGCCGTTTGAATCCGGGGGACACGGTCATCATCGAGCGGTTGAACCGCGCCAAAGGGGACAGCAGGTTTGACACTCAAAAATACACCATCATCAAGAACGACAACGGAAGCCTCACTCTGCAAAACGATCACGGCCAGATTGTTAAACGGCATGTGACCCAGACTCGGAAGGTTGGACCTTGGCGCACATCCAATGACAATTCCAATGATGCACCTCAACTTAGCTCAAGCACCAAACAAAATCCTGAATCGAGCATTTCCGAACGACCACGCAGAACAAGAACGATGCCCTCCTACATGAAGGATTACGTGCAGGCAATAGAAAACTAA